One genomic region from Armatimonadota bacterium encodes:
- a CDS encoding alcohol dehydrogenase catalytic domain-containing protein: MKAARLHAARDVRVESIPDPVPGPGQVLVRVRAVAICPSDWRLYADGDAGGKPLAAPIIQGHEFSGDVVQLGPGVAAPAVGTRVGVEPSWHCGHCDMCAQGKYNICRNIVFPSFPPCDGALAEFIACPVINVQALPSNVGYIEGALVEPLGVALHAVRLADARPDGHLIILGAGVIGLFSLILARLSGVQNVTVVEPVDGRRELAAQLGATSTAAQWEELLEDRRGNVVLECSGESGATEEALELADHGGKVVVVGIPRPETVCFEAHLPRRKELTIIFSRRSRDTLSEALELVSSGRVPLDWLPVRRFRLDQVAAAMDATAARPGDMLRAIVEP; the protein is encoded by the coding sequence ATGAAAGCTGCCCGGCTCCATGCCGCTCGAGATGTGCGAGTCGAGAGTATTCCAGACCCGGTTCCCGGACCCGGCCAAGTGCTTGTGCGCGTTCGCGCCGTGGCCATCTGCCCCTCGGACTGGCGCCTGTATGCCGACGGTGACGCCGGCGGCAAGCCGCTCGCCGCGCCCATCATCCAGGGCCACGAGTTCTCTGGTGACGTGGTTCAGCTCGGCCCCGGGGTCGCTGCTCCCGCCGTCGGAACTCGTGTGGGTGTGGAGCCCAGCTGGCATTGCGGCCACTGCGACATGTGCGCCCAGGGCAAGTACAACATCTGCCGGAATATCGTTTTCCCCAGTTTCCCGCCTTGTGACGGCGCCCTTGCGGAGTTCATCGCTTGCCCGGTCATCAACGTGCAGGCCCTGCCGAGTAACGTGGGCTACATTGAAGGCGCACTGGTGGAGCCCCTAGGGGTTGCGCTGCATGCCGTGCGCCTGGCTGATGCGCGGCCGGACGGGCACCTGATCATCCTGGGCGCCGGAGTCATCGGCCTGTTCTCGCTGATCCTGGCGCGGCTGTCCGGGGTTCAGAACGTCACTGTTGTGGAGCCTGTAGATGGCCGCCGAGAGCTTGCGGCGCAACTGGGAGCAACCTCAACCGCCGCACAGTGGGAAGAGCTTCTGGAGGATCGGCGCGGGAACGTGGTGCTGGAATGCTCGGGTGAATCCGGCGCTACGGAGGAGGCGCTGGAACTCGCGGACCACGGAGGCAAGGTGGTTGTGGTGGGCATTCCCAGGCCCGAAACGGTCTGCTTCGAGGCCCATCTTCCCCGCCGGAAAGAGCTGACGATCATCTTCTCCCGGCGCTCCAGGGACACCCTCTCGGAAGCCCTCGAGCTTGTGTCATCGGGCCGCGTGCCCCTGGACTGGCTCCCGGTCAGACGGTTCCGTCTCGACCAGGTCGCTGCCGCCATGGATGCAACGGCTGCCCGGCCCGGCGACATGCTGCGCGCCATTGTGGAGCCCTGA
- a CDS encoding fucose isomerase, with translation MLRKKTTLGVIVGNRGFFPDHLCDEGRREILSVLESAGFGTVCLTPEDTPFGSVESREDARKCADLFKKHADEIDGVLVTLPNFGDERGVAETLRMSGLDVPVLIQATPDDPAKMSLADRRDSFCGKLSVCNNLTQYGIGYSLTSLHTVAPSSEDFLADLQWFGSVCRVVKGLSNARIGAIGARPAAFNTVRFSEKILEAHGISVEVIDLSEIMGRIERLDDSEDGVQARLAGVREYISTEGIPEASLVKMAKLALVIDEWMAENELDASAVQCWTAMEEYLGVVPCTVMSMMSNRLIPSACEVDVTGAVGMYALALASGLPAALLDWNNNYGDDPDKCVLFHCSNLPKDCFAQVRMGVQDIIGGTVGVENTCGTCVGSIKPGPFTFCRVSTNDLEGEVCAYLGEGDFTTDPLDTFGGAGVAHIEDLQGLMRYVCEMGFEHHVAITHACVADALQEAMENYLGWDVYHHGA, from the coding sequence ATGTTGAGGAAGAAGACCACGCTCGGTGTCATTGTTGGGAACCGGGGGTTCTTCCCGGACCACCTGTGCGACGAAGGGCGCAGGGAGATCCTGTCAGTACTGGAAAGTGCAGGATTCGGCACGGTCTGCCTCACACCTGAAGACACTCCCTTCGGTTCGGTCGAGAGCCGCGAGGATGCGCGCAAGTGCGCTGACCTGTTCAAGAAGCACGCGGATGAGATCGACGGCGTGCTCGTGACATTGCCGAACTTCGGCGATGAACGCGGCGTTGCCGAGACTCTCCGCATGTCTGGGCTGGACGTGCCGGTGCTGATCCAGGCGACTCCTGACGATCCCGCGAAGATGAGCCTCGCGGATCGCCGCGACAGCTTCTGCGGAAAGCTGTCGGTGTGCAACAACCTGACCCAGTACGGCATCGGATATTCGCTCACATCGCTGCACACGGTGGCACCCTCGTCCGAGGATTTCCTCGCGGACCTGCAATGGTTCGGCAGCGTCTGCCGGGTGGTGAAAGGGCTCAGCAATGCGCGCATCGGGGCCATCGGCGCGCGACCGGCGGCGTTCAATACGGTGCGCTTCAGTGAGAAGATTCTGGAGGCCCACGGGATCTCGGTGGAGGTCATCGACCTGTCCGAGATCATGGGTCGCATCGAGCGGCTCGATGATTCGGAAGACGGCGTACAGGCGAGGCTGGCAGGGGTCAGGGAGTATATCAGCACCGAGGGAATCCCGGAAGCGTCCCTGGTGAAGATGGCCAAACTAGCGCTGGTGATCGACGAGTGGATGGCCGAAAATGAACTTGACGCCAGTGCAGTGCAGTGCTGGACAGCGATGGAAGAATACCTGGGCGTTGTGCCGTGCACGGTAATGAGCATGATGAGCAACCGCCTCATTCCCAGCGCCTGCGAGGTGGATGTCACCGGCGCGGTGGGTATGTATGCCCTGGCGCTGGCATCCGGCCTCCCAGCGGCGCTTCTCGACTGGAACAACAACTACGGCGACGACCCGGACAAGTGCGTTCTATTCCACTGCAGCAACCTTCCCAAGGACTGCTTCGCGCAGGTGCGGATGGGTGTTCAGGACATCATCGGCGGCACCGTGGGCGTGGAGAATACCTGCGGGACCTGCGTGGGCTCCATCAAGCCCGGGCCTTTCACCTTCTGCCGAGTATCCACGAATGATCTGGAAGGCGAGGTCTGCGCGTACCTGGGCGAAGGGGATTTCACCACCGACCCGCTGGACACTTTCGGTGGGGCGGGGGTCGCCCACATCGAAGACCTGCAGGGCCTCATGCGGTACGTCTGTGAGATGGGATTTGAGCACCACGTGGCGATTACCCACGCTTGCGTTGCCGACGCCCTGCAGGAAGCTATGGAGAACTACCTGGGGTGGGACGTGTACCACCACGGGGCATAA
- the araD gene encoding L-ribulose-5-phosphate 4-epimerase AraD translates to MLELLKQQVCQANLDLWRSGLVILTWGNVSGRDPDTGLIVIKPSGVSYATMRPEHMVVVDLAGRVVEGRLRPSSDTPTHLELYRSFPGIGGIAHTHSPHATAWAQAKRALPCYGTTHADNFRGTVPVTESMSEEAVAGDYELQTGKYIVHAFRNVHPLEVPAVLVASHGPFTWGKTPDDAVENSIVLEQVAQMAIMAESLAPGLVSIDVHLQDRHFLRKHGSGAYYGQETHEG, encoded by the coding sequence ATGCTCGAGCTACTCAAGCAGCAAGTGTGCCAGGCGAACCTGGATCTTTGGCGTTCGGGTCTGGTGATTCTCACCTGGGGCAATGTGAGCGGGCGTGACCCGGATACCGGCCTCATCGTCATCAAGCCCAGCGGGGTCAGTTACGCCACCATGCGGCCTGAGCATATGGTGGTGGTTGATCTCGCGGGGCGCGTGGTGGAAGGCAGGCTGCGCCCGTCGTCAGATACCCCGACGCACCTCGAACTGTACCGCAGCTTCCCGGGCATCGGCGGCATCGCGCACACCCATTCTCCACATGCAACGGCATGGGCCCAGGCGAAGCGCGCCCTGCCCTGCTACGGGACGACCCATGCGGACAACTTCCGCGGAACCGTGCCCGTGACCGAGAGCATGTCGGAAGAGGCGGTCGCGGGGGATTACGAACTGCAGACCGGCAAGTACATCGTGCACGCGTTTCGAAACGTGCATCCCCTGGAAGTGCCCGCAGTGCTTGTGGCAAGCCACGGTCCTTTCACCTGGGGCAAGACGCCCGACGACGCAGTGGAAAACAGCATCGTCCTGGAGCAGGTGGCCCAGATGGCGATCATGGCCGAAAGCCTTGCACCGGGTCTCGTCTCCATTGATGTGCACCTGCAGGACCGACACTTCCTGCGCAAGCACGGATCCGGAGCATACTACGGACAGGAGACGCACGAGGGCTGA
- a CDS encoding alpha-glucosidase/alpha-galactosidase — MPIKVAVIGAGSIGFTRAQVRDILCIPELKDTEFAFTDINERNLDMVYQLCKRDIESSGLPAKVSATLDRREAFRDANYVYSFVRVGGLEAFQTDIDIPLKYGVDQCVGDTLAPGGIMYAQRTIPVLLGVCKDISEVAAPGCTLINHSNPMSMNTWACYKYGYGVNVIGLCHGVEGGHHQIANVLGLPVNEVDIICAGINHQTWYISVKHKGQDMTGKLLEAFEKHETYSKTEKVRIEMLRRFGYYCTESNGHFSEYVPWFRKRADDLVNWIDLGSWINGETGGYLRVCTEGRNWFEHDFPNWMQADPWTFEPEKRGHEHGSYIIEGLETGRRYRGHFNVQNHGCIPNLPPDCCVEVPGYVDGNGLSIPIVGDLPLGCAAVCNASVSVQRLAVEAAVHGDDFLLRQAMMMDPLTGAVLNPPEISQMTDEMLVAGEAWLPQYADAIAAAKKRLASGNLIPTREGYQGAARLHTKTVEEMEADREAARKLAQEADKAKERPAAEG; from the coding sequence ATGCCTATCAAGGTCGCCGTCATCGGAGCCGGCAGCATCGGCTTCACGCGCGCGCAAGTGCGCGACATTCTCTGCATCCCCGAGTTGAAGGACACAGAGTTTGCGTTCACGGACATCAACGAGCGCAACCTCGACATGGTGTATCAGCTATGCAAGCGAGACATCGAGTCATCCGGCTTGCCTGCGAAAGTGTCGGCAACACTCGACCGCCGCGAGGCATTCCGGGACGCGAACTATGTATACTCCTTCGTGCGTGTTGGTGGCCTCGAAGCATTCCAGACCGATATCGACATCCCCCTGAAGTATGGTGTGGACCAGTGCGTGGGTGACACCCTGGCCCCCGGCGGAATTATGTACGCTCAGCGTACGATCCCGGTACTGCTAGGCGTCTGCAAGGACATCAGCGAAGTCGCTGCGCCCGGCTGCACGCTGATCAACCACTCGAACCCGATGTCCATGAACACGTGGGCGTGCTACAAGTATGGGTACGGGGTCAATGTCATCGGCTTGTGCCACGGGGTCGAGGGCGGGCATCACCAGATCGCCAATGTGTTGGGCCTGCCGGTCAACGAGGTGGACATCATTTGCGCGGGTATCAACCACCAGACCTGGTACATCAGCGTGAAACACAAAGGCCAGGACATGACCGGGAAACTCCTGGAGGCCTTTGAGAAGCACGAGACGTACAGCAAGACGGAAAAAGTGCGCATCGAAATGCTGCGGCGCTTCGGCTATTACTGCACGGAGTCCAACGGGCACTTCAGCGAGTACGTGCCGTGGTTCCGCAAGCGCGCGGACGACCTGGTCAACTGGATCGACCTGGGAAGCTGGATCAACGGCGAGACCGGCGGTTACCTGCGGGTCTGCACCGAAGGCCGCAACTGGTTCGAGCATGACTTTCCCAACTGGATGCAGGCCGACCCGTGGACCTTCGAGCCCGAGAAGCGTGGGCACGAGCACGGCTCCTACATCATCGAGGGTCTGGAGACCGGGCGCAGGTACCGGGGGCATTTCAACGTTCAGAACCACGGCTGCATCCCCAATCTGCCCCCGGATTGCTGCGTGGAAGTCCCGGGCTACGTGGACGGCAATGGCCTGAGCATCCCCATCGTGGGTGACCTGCCCCTTGGTTGCGCAGCAGTCTGCAATGCCTCGGTGAGTGTGCAGCGGCTTGCGGTGGAGGCGGCGGTACACGGAGACGACTTCCTGCTGCGGCAGGCAATGATGATGGACCCGCTCACCGGTGCTGTGCTGAATCCGCCTGAGATTAGCCAGATGACCGACGAGATGCTGGTTGCGGGGGAGGCGTGGTTGCCGCAGTACGCTGACGCTATTGCGGCGGCAAAGAAGCGGCTGGCTTCGGGGAATCTCATCCCGACCCGCGAGGGCTATCAAGGCGCGGCGCGCCTGCACACCAAGACCGTGGAGGAGATGGAGGCAGACCGCGAGGCGGCGCGTAAGCTGGCACAAGAGGCGGACAAGGCCAAGGAGCGCCCGGCTGCGGAAGGATAG
- a CDS encoding discoidin domain-containing protein: MTAHCSLLMILALMLVLVTALHAVPARDDARNLVRYPEGKAAKVTVDSTFSGYRKDVVNDGLWIAPGEETTWDTGSADRLGNSGNTWVSEATEVEHWVRLDWPEVVSIGRVEIWWSQDTWYPRAFRVEYLSDKSWVPVLAPETWLEPTARRTVVGFEPVQAQSFRVVQPARGARDRGLMALQEVMAFEGGAGAESIEGARVLSPSEQRKLGGRELVPNLARLSETQPGASRCIVWEAVETEAGERPALVDGDAAKPAGQVWFASVEWPVQHVADRVVLHFSGEAERTDDVAVLARNGEDWRELEPRAEQSGARLELSFEPFACEAVGVRFRRPVADLAEIEVLRYLPATPHTWPDRLVADRSFETQLLASGKEPGYDDLVPLALSMTPARALLGLKDLREEIGVTRDGTILARERLSFGFGEDELTLEDCLDTVTRVLIDGWRPGTVIEGRAGDLLVRQTAFVSFADDNRRIPALFVRTEVSRADGRPGKTQVRLRVKGLPEGATLQDDVLTCGSRPVLATTSQGRLAGDGATVEFDLDCPGTLDLVYPHGLGGAHAAPGVYRNAGYDAALARFRDYWDELIAPSAPVEVPEERVNRMLKAVLAQLYINADGDIMPYGSMPSVYEGSLYGVEEGFAMLALAYFGLSGDAERYMDATYLHAEFLKKVEEYKTYADRHQQYRNGLQPMYAVSLARLTGNMDWLGKHADLFRECAEWTLANRRKTMELENGEKPLHWGLLPKWSYGGDIAELQCYALYGNLACWRGLEDTAWMLERLGDSQTAERYREEALAYRQDIDRAIEGNYRPEHKPPFLPLRLYAVEPVGDDYYQLFAGVLLDLLPFDMDSRHLAWIVDYMEADNLIFCGLPRFRRDAGPGGLDGLYGLGYALTKLHQDKIDEFLLAFYAYLAFNLERSTFASRETNLLYASDLHAASAYPVPDMSDPIPCSSAVPLNYLRHMLVTEELSGPGLPSKTLRLLWAIPRAWLRDGQQVRFDRMPTHFGPVSCRVISHAGERTIGALVTPPTREPWEAIKLRVRHPDGTKIRRVTVNGADWAQFDPDQETVTLLPGPERFEVRVEY, from the coding sequence ATGACTGCTCACTGCTCACTGTTGATGATCCTCGCGCTGATGCTGGTGCTTGTGACCGCGCTTCACGCCGTTCCGGCCAGGGACGACGCGCGCAATCTTGTTCGCTATCCCGAGGGTAAGGCGGCAAAGGTCACCGTGGATTCCACCTTTTCCGGCTACCGTAAGGATGTGGTCAATGACGGGCTGTGGATCGCTCCTGGCGAGGAAACCACATGGGACACTGGCAGCGCGGATCGCCTGGGGAACTCCGGGAACACCTGGGTCTCGGAGGCGACAGAGGTCGAGCACTGGGTGCGGTTGGACTGGCCCGAAGTGGTGAGTATTGGCCGCGTGGAGATCTGGTGGTCGCAGGACACCTGGTACCCGCGAGCGTTCCGGGTCGAGTACCTCAGCGACAAGTCCTGGGTGCCGGTGCTCGCGCCGGAGACCTGGCTGGAACCCACGGCGCGCCGAACGGTCGTGGGTTTCGAGCCCGTGCAGGCGCAGTCGTTTCGGGTGGTCCAGCCTGCCCGTGGCGCGCGGGACCGGGGGCTCATGGCGCTGCAGGAAGTGATGGCTTTCGAAGGTGGCGCGGGCGCTGAGAGCATTGAGGGCGCGCGGGTGCTGTCGCCGTCGGAGCAGCGGAAACTGGGTGGGCGCGAATTGGTGCCGAACCTGGCGCGGCTCAGCGAGACACAGCCCGGCGCGTCCCGATGCATAGTCTGGGAGGCAGTTGAGACGGAAGCGGGAGAGCGCCCCGCGCTGGTGGATGGCGATGCGGCCAAGCCCGCCGGTCAGGTCTGGTTCGCGTCCGTGGAATGGCCTGTGCAGCACGTGGCGGACCGGGTGGTGCTGCACTTCTCCGGGGAGGCGGAGCGCACCGATGATGTGGCTGTGCTCGCGAGAAACGGCGAAGACTGGCGGGAATTGGAGCCCAGGGCTGAGCAGAGCGGCGCGCGGCTGGAACTCAGCTTCGAGCCATTCGCCTGCGAGGCCGTCGGGGTCAGGTTCCGAAGGCCAGTCGCCGATCTGGCGGAGATCGAGGTATTGCGATACCTGCCTGCCACCCCCCACACGTGGCCTGACCGTCTGGTGGCGGACAGGAGCTTCGAAACGCAACTACTGGCATCGGGCAAGGAGCCGGGATACGACGACCTGGTTCCGCTGGCGCTGTCCATGACCCCCGCCCGGGCATTGCTGGGCCTCAAGGATCTGCGCGAGGAGATCGGGGTGACGCGGGATGGCACCATCCTGGCCCGGGAGCGCCTGTCCTTCGGCTTTGGCGAGGATGAACTTACGCTGGAAGATTGCCTGGACACAGTGACGCGGGTCCTGATCGACGGCTGGCGACCGGGCACAGTGATTGAGGGTCGGGCAGGCGACCTGCTGGTGCGGCAGACGGCCTTCGTGTCCTTCGCGGATGATAACCGTCGGATCCCCGCGCTTTTCGTGCGTACCGAAGTGAGCCGTGCGGATGGCCGGCCCGGGAAGACCCAAGTGCGTTTGCGGGTGAAAGGACTCCCTGAAGGCGCCACTCTGCAGGATGACGTGCTCACCTGCGGATCTCGGCCGGTCCTGGCCACAACGAGTCAAGGAAGGCTGGCTGGGGACGGGGCGACGGTCGAGTTCGACCTGGACTGTCCGGGCACGCTGGACCTGGTCTACCCGCACGGACTTGGTGGAGCGCACGCTGCGCCCGGAGTGTATCGAAACGCGGGTTACGACGCCGCGCTGGCGCGTTTCCGCGACTACTGGGACGAGTTGATCGCCCCGTCGGCTCCCGTCGAAGTTCCCGAAGAACGGGTCAACCGGATGCTCAAAGCGGTCCTGGCGCAACTGTACATCAACGCCGACGGGGACATCATGCCGTATGGCTCGATGCCATCGGTCTACGAGGGGAGCCTTTACGGGGTCGAGGAAGGCTTCGCTATGTTGGCCCTGGCGTACTTCGGACTGTCCGGGGATGCAGAACGGTACATGGATGCCACGTACCTGCACGCGGAGTTCCTGAAGAAGGTGGAGGAATACAAGACCTACGCCGATCGGCACCAGCAATACCGCAACGGCCTGCAGCCCATGTACGCCGTAAGTCTGGCGCGGCTGACGGGCAACATGGACTGGTTGGGGAAGCACGCGGACCTGTTCCGGGAATGCGCCGAGTGGACCCTCGCCAACCGCCGGAAGACCATGGAGCTTGAGAACGGGGAGAAGCCGCTGCACTGGGGACTGTTGCCGAAATGGTCTTACGGGGGAGACATTGCGGAGCTGCAGTGCTACGCGCTGTATGGGAACCTGGCATGCTGGCGGGGCCTGGAGGACACGGCCTGGATGCTCGAACGCCTGGGCGACAGCCAGACCGCAGAGCGTTACCGGGAAGAAGCCCTTGCGTACAGGCAGGACATCGACCGGGCCATTGAGGGCAACTACAGGCCCGAGCATAAGCCGCCTTTCCTGCCCCTGCGACTCTATGCGGTCGAGCCGGTAGGCGATGACTACTACCAGCTTTTCGCAGGCGTGTTGCTCGACCTGCTGCCCTTCGATATGGACAGCCGACATCTGGCCTGGATTGTGGACTACATGGAAGCGGACAATCTGATTTTCTGCGGGCTGCCCCGGTTCCGGCGCGATGCCGGGCCCGGCGGCCTGGACGGCTTGTATGGCCTCGGCTATGCGCTGACCAAACTGCACCAGGACAAGATCGACGAGTTCCTCCTGGCGTTCTATGCTTACCTCGCCTTCAACCTTGAGCGTAGCACCTTCGCCTCACGGGAGACCAATCTGCTGTACGCCAGCGACCTGCACGCCGCCAGCGCCTACCCGGTTCCGGATATGAGCGATCCAATTCCCTGCTCCAGCGCGGTGCCCCTGAACTACCTGCGGCACATGCTGGTGACCGAAGAACTTTCCGGGCCGGGGCTGCCATCGAAGACGCTGCGGCTCCTGTGGGCCATCCCCCGGGCGTGGCTACGGGATGGACAGCAGGTGCGCTTCGACCGCATGCCCACCCACTTCGGGCCGGTGTCATGCCGGGTGATTTCGCACGCCGGCGAAAGGACGATCGGAGCGTTGGTGACCCCTCCCACGCGGGAACCGTGGGAAGCCATCAAGCTCCGGGTACGCCACCCGGATGGAACGAAGATTCGGCGGGTGACGGTCAACGGAGCGGATTGGGCGCAGTTCGACCCCGACCAGGAGACCGTGACGCTCCTGCCGGGCCCGGAGAGGTTCGAAGTGCGAGTGGAGTACTGA
- a CDS encoding ribulokinase: MSDARYSLGLDYGTNSVRALIVDVRTGEEIATAVHDYTRGDAGVIGDRSDPHVARQHPADYHDGLVGCVSAVLKRAEEVVDFAPEKIIGIGVDTTGSTPIPVDAAGVPLAFDPRFEGNPNALAWLWKDHSSMAEAEKITALAKEHRPQYLNKSGGTYSSEWFFSKIWHCLNVDPEVFEAAASWVEFCDYIPALLVGDTRPGSIKRGVCSAGHKAMYCEDWGGLPDAEFLSLLDPKMGELRPRLYEKAYASDVAAGRLCEEWAGRLGLPAGIPVAVGAFDAHYGAVGSGVASGTLVKILGTSTCDITVARKTELTTDIPGVCGIVDGSVLPGYLGIEAGQSAVGDIFNWFVSVLCEGDAKLHERLTEEAAQLKPGQSGLLALDWNNGNRTVLVDARLTGLLIGQTLQTNRAEVYRALIEATAFGALTIHNRMKEYGVPIERIICCGGIAEKNPLLMQIYADVTGQRLEVSRSGQTCALGAAIFGAVVAGSAAGGYDTTEDAQVAMTGVKDLVFEPDAANHAVYTELYALYKRLHDTFGVEGHAESLYDIMKALLDIKKRVS, from the coding sequence ATGTCGGATGCCAGGTATTCACTGGGGCTGGATTACGGAACCAATTCGGTTCGGGCGCTGATCGTGGATGTGCGGACGGGGGAGGAGATTGCCACGGCGGTCCATGATTACACGCGCGGCGATGCCGGGGTCATCGGCGACCGGAGCGATCCTCACGTGGCCCGACAGCACCCTGCAGACTACCACGACGGGCTGGTAGGATGCGTCTCGGCAGTGTTGAAGCGGGCAGAGGAAGTGGTCGATTTCGCCCCCGAGAAGATCATCGGCATCGGGGTGGACACCACCGGTTCCACACCCATCCCGGTGGATGCGGCAGGCGTGCCGCTGGCCTTCGATCCAAGGTTCGAGGGCAACCCCAACGCCTTAGCCTGGCTGTGGAAAGATCATTCCTCCATGGCCGAGGCGGAGAAGATCACGGCGCTCGCGAAGGAGCATCGCCCGCAGTACCTGAACAAGTCCGGGGGGACGTACTCCTCGGAATGGTTCTTCTCGAAGATCTGGCATTGCCTGAACGTGGACCCGGAGGTGTTCGAGGCGGCGGCAAGCTGGGTGGAGTTCTGCGACTACATCCCGGCCCTGCTGGTGGGGGACACGCGGCCCGGGAGCATCAAGCGCGGCGTGTGTTCGGCGGGCCACAAAGCGATGTACTGCGAGGACTGGGGAGGGCTGCCCGACGCCGAGTTCCTGTCGCTTCTCGACCCAAAGATGGGTGAACTGCGCCCGCGGCTGTACGAGAAAGCATATGCCTCTGACGTCGCGGCGGGAAGGCTATGCGAGGAGTGGGCTGGCCGGCTGGGGCTTCCTGCCGGAATCCCGGTGGCGGTGGGCGCCTTCGATGCCCATTACGGCGCGGTGGGTTCGGGGGTGGCTTCCGGTACGCTGGTGAAGATACTGGGCACATCGACCTGCGACATTACGGTGGCCCGGAAGACCGAACTGACGACGGACATCCCGGGCGTCTGCGGAATCGTGGACGGCTCGGTGCTGCCGGGTTATCTCGGCATCGAAGCCGGTCAGTCCGCAGTCGGCGATATCTTCAACTGGTTTGTGTCGGTGCTCTGCGAAGGTGACGCGAAGCTCCACGAACGCCTCACGGAGGAGGCCGCGCAGCTCAAGCCCGGCCAAAGCGGCCTGCTGGCGCTGGACTGGAATAACGGCAACCGGACAGTGCTCGTGGATGCGCGCCTTACCGGCCTGCTCATCGGCCAGACGCTGCAGACCAACCGCGCCGAAGTCTACCGGGCGCTGATCGAAGCCACCGCCTTCGGTGCGCTGACCATCCACAACCGGATGAAGGAGTATGGCGTGCCGATCGAGCGGATCATCTGCTGTGGCGGGATTGCCGAGAAGAACCCGCTTCTCATGCAGATCTACGCAGATGTGACCGGGCAGAGGCTGGAAGTGTCTCGCTCCGGGCAGACATGCGCCCTGGGTGCGGCGATCTTCGGCGCCGTGGTGGCCGGCTCGGCCGCCGGCGGCTATGACACCACGGAAGATGCCCAGGTGGCGATGACCGGCGTCAAGGACCTGGTGTTCGAGCCCGATGCCGCCAACCATGCGGTCTACACGGAGCTATACGCCCTTTACAAGCGCCTGCACGACACCTTCGGGGTGGAGGGGCATGCGGAGTCGTTGTACGACATTATGAAGGCGCTCTTGGATATCAAGAAGCGGGTGTCGTGA